In Camelus bactrianus isolate YW-2024 breed Bactrian camel chromosome 10, ASM4877302v1, whole genome shotgun sequence, a genomic segment contains:
- the LOC105068543 gene encoding olfactory receptor 52J3-like, with protein MLHINTSTFHPDTFFLTGIPGLEDAHVWISLPFCFIYLMALLGNATILLIIWSDCTLRDHMFYFLAILSAIDLALSTSAVPRMLGIFWFNAHEIGFGACVAQMFLIHTFTGMESAVLLAMAFDPHVAICAPLHYTTILIPRVLAGTGVGIIMHPVLLMLPILYLTYRLPFCEARIIAHSYCEHMGIAKLACTSIRINAIYGLLVASFLILDVALVGISYAYILCAVFHLPSRDARHKALNTCGSHVGVMCVFYTPSLFSFLTHRFGQKIPHYVHILIANLCVVIPPALNPIIYGVRTKQSREHVVRIFTSK; from the coding sequence ATGCTCCACATCAACACTTCCACTTTCCACCCAGACACCTTTTTCCTTACAGGCATCCCAGGACTTGAGGATGCCCATGTCTGGATCTCCTTGCctttttgcttcatttacttaATGGCTCTGCTGGGCAATGCTACCATTTTGCTGATTATCTGGTCTGACTGTACTCTGCGAGACCACATGTTCTACTTTCTAGCCATCTTATCTGCCATAGATCTGGCCCTCTCCACATCCGCAGTGCCCCGGATGCTGGGTATCTTCTGGTTTAATGCTCATGAAATTGGCTTTGGAGCCTGTGTGGCCCAGATGTTTCTGATACACACCTTCACAGGAATGGAGTCTGCAGTCCTGCTGGCAATGGCTTTTGACCCCCATGTGGCCATCTGTGCACCTCTCCACTACACAACCATCCTGATACCCCGAGTTCTAGCAGGCACTGGTGTTGGTATTATAATGCACCCAGTTTTGCTTATGTTGCCCATTCTCTACCTAACTTATCGTCTGCCCTTCTGTGAGGCTCGAATTATTGCCCACTCCTACTGTGAGCATATGGGCATTGCCAAGTTGGCCTGTACCAGCATTCGGATTAATGCCATTTATGGGCTTTTGGTGGCTTCTTTCCTCATTTTGGATGTGGCTCTGGTTGGAATCTCTTATGCCTACATCCTCTGTGCAGTTTTCCATCTCCCATCTCGAGATGCTCGTCACAAAGCCCTGAACACGTGTGGGTCACATGTAGGGGTCATGTGTGTTTTCTATACACCCTCCCTGTTCTCCTTCCTCACCCACCGATTTGGACAAAAAATTCCCCATTATGTCCACATCCTTATTGCCAATCTCTGTGTGGTCATCCCACCTGCCCTCAATCCTATCATCTATGGTGTGAGGACAAAGCAGAGTCGTGAGCATGTGGTCCGTATTTTCACCTCAAAGTag